Proteins from one Impatiens glandulifera chromosome 2, dImpGla2.1, whole genome shotgun sequence genomic window:
- the LOC124926374 gene encoding ADP-ribosylation factor-like protein 5 has translation MGAFMSRFWFMMFPAKEYKIVVVGLDNAGKTTTLYKLHLGEVVTTHPTVGSNVEELVYKNIRFEVWDLGGQDRLRTSWATYYSGTHAIIAVIDSTDRARIGIMKNELLGLLPHDDLQSAVILVFANKQDLKDAMTPAEVTDALSLHSIKDHDWHIQACSALSGEGLYDGLGWIASKVTGKASS, from the exons ATGGGAGCATTCATGTCGAGATTCTGGTTCATGATGTTCCCGGCGAAAGAGTACAAAATTGTTGTTGTTGGCTTAGATAATGCTGGAAAGACCACAACCCTCTATAAATTGCACCTCGGTGAAGTTGTTACAACACATCCCACGGTTGGCAGCAATGTGGAGGAACTTGTTTACAAGAACATACGTTTTGAG GTTTGGGATCTTGGAGGGCAAGACAGGCTTAGGACATCATGGGCAACCTACTACAGTGGAACCCATGCAATAATTGCGGTTATAGACAGCACAGATAGAGCAAGGATTGGTATAATGAAGAACGAGCTGTTGGGGCTTCTACCCCACGATGATCTTCAAAGTGCTGTTATACTTGTGTTTGCAAACAAACAGGACCTTAAAGACGCAATGACGCCTGCAGAGGTTACAGATGCTCTTTCCCTCCACAGCATTAAGGACCATGATTGGCATATTCAAGCTTGCTCTGCCTTATCAGGAGAAGGCCTATATGATGGTTTGGGTTGGATCGCCTCTAAAGTCACGGGTAAAGCTTcaagttag
- the LOC124925842 gene encoding pentatricopeptide repeat-containing protein At4g32450, mitochondrial-like — protein MYRRRSALLPFNSLRALYKVQSHRNPFRTVIFSKSHSTAAERLDFYATNGTEDSLRYQQSPGGFISNDQKDVEFPQKSDGISQNWNPVQNSNRFQQNQPSHISAINGWGNSVQTGQSAYNRLGSTNDSQRNTSNHYVDNNYTTQQRFASQPEGNSSHQNFYYSNSVDKGVPQVTSNNHFGTPTMSQHDHHSLKTLSMPQQASTFNNNSNTNGYTLENDNMAMARQDSHENEINGTIEELDHFCKEGKLKEAIEVLELLKKQNIQVDLPRYFMLMEECGRFEALEESKYIHEHIMQSISDPELGTYNKILEMYGKCSSMDDAYSLFKEMPHRNLTSWDTMITWFARNGHGEEAIELFSQFKNSGLKPDGQMFMGVFSACAVTGDMTEGLLHFQSITKDYGIIPSLEHYKSVVSMLGSAGYLDEALEFIEKMPIEPSIEVWETLMTCSRVYGNVELGDRCMELVQLMNSSFLNEQAKSGLIPAKALDIVKEKEKKKLAAEKVLSYRSGCKEYRAGDKSDPEHEKLYAQLRGLREQMKDLGYVAETRFVLHDVDQESKEDALLAHSERLAISHGLLSSPVRQQIRIIKNLRVCGDCHNALKIISKIVGRKFIIRDAKRFHHFEDGLCSCRDYW, from the coding sequence ATGTACAGAAGGAGATCTGCGCTTCTCCCTTTCAACTCTCTAAGAGCTTTGTATAAGGTACAAAGTCATCGCAATCCTTTCAGAACCGTTATTTTTAGTAAGAGCCACAGTACTGCTGCAGAAAGATTGGACTTTTATGCCACTAATGGCACTGAAGACTCCCTTAGATATCAGCAAAGCCCAGGTGGGTTTATAAGCAATGACCAAAAAGATGTGGAATTTCCACAAAAATCTGACGGGATTAGTCAAAATTGGAATCCTGTGCAAAATTCAAATAGATTCCAACAGAATCAGCCATCACATATTAGTGCCATTAATGGTTGGGGCAATTCTGTACAAACAGGACAAAGCGCATATAATCGCTTAGGAAGCACTAATGATTCTCAAAGAAACACGAGTAACCATTATGTGGACAATAATTATACAACTCAACAAAGGTTTGCAAGCCAACCAGAAGGAAACTCATCTCATCAGAATTTCTATtactccaacagcgtagacaaAGGTGTGCCTCAGGTAACTTCTAATAATCATTTTGGAACTCCCACGATGTCTCAGCACGATCATCATTCATTAAAAACTTTGAGTATGCCTCAGCAAGCTTCGACATTCAATAACAATTCTAATACTAACGGTTATACATTGGAAAATGATAATATGGCGATGGCTAGGCAAGATTCACATGAGAATGAAATTAATGGAACCATTGAAGAGCTCGATCATTTTTGCAAGGAGGGGAAGCTAAAGGAAGCCATTGAAGTCTTGGAATTATTAAAGAAACAGAACATCCAGGTGGACTTGCCAAGATATTTCATGTTGATGGAAGAGTGTGGGAGGTTTGAAGCATTGGAAGAGTCTAAATACATTCATGAACATATTATGCAATCGATATCAGATCCTGAACTCGGCACCTATAATAAAATTCTAGAGATGTATGGAAAATGCAGTTCCATGGATGATGCATATTCACTGTTCAAAGAAATGCCACACCGCAATTTGACTTCCTGGGACACCATGATAACATGGTTTGCAAGAAATGGACATGGGGAGGAAGCAATTGAATTGTTCAGCCAGTTCAAAAATTCTGGACTAAAACCAGATGGTCAAATGTTTATGGGTGTCTTCTCTGCTTGTGCTGTAACTGGGGACATGACTGAGGGATTACTCCACTTTCAATCAATTACAAAAGATTACGGAATCATTCCATCCTTAGAGCATTATAAAAGTGTGGTAAGCATGCTCGGAAGTGCAGGATATCTTGACGAGGCATTGGAGTTCATCGAGAAAATGCCTATAGAACCGAGCATTGAAGTTTGGGAAACCTTAATGACCTGTTCACGAGTTTATGGAAATGTTGAGCTGGGGGATCGTTGTATGGAGCTTGTCCAGCTTATGAACTCTTCTTTTCTGAATGAACAAGCAAAATCAGGCCTCATACCAGCTAAAGCATTGGATATTGTTaaggagaaagagaagaagaaattaGCAGCAGAAAAAGTACTTTCTTACAGGAGTGGTTGTAAGGAGTATAGAGCTGGAGATAAATCAGATCCTGAGCATGAAAAACTATATGCACAGCTTAGAGGATTGAGGGAACAAATGAAAGACTTGGGTTATGTGGCTGAAACTAGATTTGTTCTTCATGACGTGGATCAAGAAAGTAAAGAGGACGCACTTCTTGCTCACAGCGAGAGACTTGCTATTTCTCATGGTTTATTGAGTAGCCCTGTTCGTCAGCAGATTCGTATAATTAAGAATCTCAGGGTCTGTGGGGACTGCCATAATGCACTTAAAATTATTTCGAAGATTGTTGGTAGAAAATTCATTATTAGAGATGCAAAGAGATTTCATCATTTCGAAGATGGGTTATGTTCTTGTCGAGATTACTGGTGA
- the LOC124927271 gene encoding guanine nucleotide-binding protein subunit gamma 2-like — protein MQSESTAADLSQQLSPLGAIDTRGKHRISAELKRLEQETRFLEEELEKLERIENASAACKEMLSILETKPDPLLPLTNGPINPLWDRWFEGPQESKGCRCWIL, from the exons ATGCAATCCGAATCCACGGCCGCCGACTTGAGCCAACAGTTATCGCCTCTGGGAGCAATTGATACTCGAGGGAAGCATCGGATTTCAGCCGAGTTGAAGCGGCTTGAACAGGAAACGCGATTCTTGGAG GAGGAGCTCGAAAAACTTGAAAGAATAGAGAATGCTTCTGCTGCTTGCAAGGA AATGCTAAGTATTTTAGAGACAAAACCAGATCCACTGCTGCCACT GACAAATGGCCCAATTAATCCCTTATGGGATCGCTGGTTTGAAGGACCGCAAGAGTCTAAAGGATGTCGATGCTGGATACTTTGA
- the LOC124926454 gene encoding 50S ribosomal protein L13 isoform X1 — protein MAVPSKYASNVKKALGSLRRSNNEGLRWRMLDDAKGQKPVASLKRIDLEGLRWRVFDAKGQVLGRLASQIATVVQGKDKPTYTPNREEGDMCIVVNAKDICVTGRKLTDKTYYWHTGYVGHLKERSLKDQMEKDPTEVIRKAVLRMLPRNKLRNDRDRKLRIYAGSDHPFGDLPLEPCGMPPILEPYEMPPRQVRELRPRARRAMIRAEKKLELQSQGNTDNRKSKKKEEEAEISG, from the exons ATGGCTGTACCATCTAAATATGCTAGCAACGTTAAG AAAGCCCTTGGTAGCTTAAGACGTAGCAACAATGAAGGTCTAAGATGGAGAATGCTTGATGATGCTAAGGGCCAG AAACCTGTTGCTAGCCTAAAAAGAATTGACTTGGAAGGTCTAAGATGGAGAGTGTTTGATGCTAAGGGTCAG GTCCTGGGTAGGTTAGCATCTCAAATTGCTACTGTGGTTCAAGGAAAGGATAAACCGACATACACACCTAATCGTGAGGAAGGGGATATGTGCATTGTGGTTAATGCTAAAGATATCTGCGTCACAGGAAGGAAACTTACTGACAAGACTTATTATTGGCATACCGG GTATGTGGGTCATCTCAAGGAAAGATCTTTAAAGGATCAGATGGAAAAGGATCCCACTGAAGTCATTCGTAAAGCTGTTTTGCGCATGCTTCCAAGGAACAAACTACGCAAT GACAGAGATAGAAAACTGAGGATATACGCAGGTAGTGATCATCCTTTCGGTGACTTGCCTCTTGAACCATGTGGAATGCCACCAATACTTGAACCATATGAAATGCCACCAAGACAAGTTAGGGAATTGCGACCGCGTGCAAGAAGGGCAATGATTAGGGCCGAAAAGAAATTGGAGCTCCAAAGTCAGGGAAACACTGATAATAGAAAAAGCAAGAAGAAAGAGGAAGAAGCAGAAATTAGTGGCTAA
- the LOC124926454 gene encoding 50S ribosomal protein L13 isoform X2, whose translation MAVPSKYASNVKKALGSLRRSNNEGLRWRMLDDAKGQVLGRLASQIATVVQGKDKPTYTPNREEGDMCIVVNAKDICVTGRKLTDKTYYWHTGYVGHLKERSLKDQMEKDPTEVIRKAVLRMLPRNKLRNDRDRKLRIYAGSDHPFGDLPLEPCGMPPILEPYEMPPRQVRELRPRARRAMIRAEKKLELQSQGNTDNRKSKKKEEEAEISG comes from the exons ATGGCTGTACCATCTAAATATGCTAGCAACGTTAAG AAAGCCCTTGGTAGCTTAAGACGTAGCAACAATGAAGGTCTAAGATGGAGAATGCTTGATGATGCTAAGGGCCAG GTCCTGGGTAGGTTAGCATCTCAAATTGCTACTGTGGTTCAAGGAAAGGATAAACCGACATACACACCTAATCGTGAGGAAGGGGATATGTGCATTGTGGTTAATGCTAAAGATATCTGCGTCACAGGAAGGAAACTTACTGACAAGACTTATTATTGGCATACCGG GTATGTGGGTCATCTCAAGGAAAGATCTTTAAAGGATCAGATGGAAAAGGATCCCACTGAAGTCATTCGTAAAGCTGTTTTGCGCATGCTTCCAAGGAACAAACTACGCAAT GACAGAGATAGAAAACTGAGGATATACGCAGGTAGTGATCATCCTTTCGGTGACTTGCCTCTTGAACCATGTGGAATGCCACCAATACTTGAACCATATGAAATGCCACCAAGACAAGTTAGGGAATTGCGACCGCGTGCAAGAAGGGCAATGATTAGGGCCGAAAAGAAATTGGAGCTCCAAAGTCAGGGAAACACTGATAATAGAAAAAGCAAGAAGAAAGAGGAAGAAGCAGAAATTAGTGGCTAA
- the LOC124924989 gene encoding CRC domain-containing protein TSO1-like, with amino-acid sequence MANVGEIGGPAVDTPEPKQTATPPSNFKGSSSSAPNNPSSVCFQRSSSLRLSQMNNSVNFSSLPCIFASPRVSSPKLSRYLARHHSWDLLDTDFSLENETDPYSENLLNLAGANETEQSDTESSGIDTSDILLLDSPIEMITADPNPVPSSDVHCQNEGELPNLHTSNSRRRCLVFETTGSPPRHIGDTYPDFITKEESADKQLLPEKPKSGPSSSRSCLVSGIGLHLNSLVRIREDSNSAMFKLNQFLLYHFVCLNYRRRLENCEENDGCKRCSCKKSKCLKLYCECFAAGLYCIDSCFCQECFNKPIHEDMVVETRKKIEGRNPLAFAPKVVNVPEAGDDSRHKSGCNCRKSNCLKKYCECYQSGVGCSNNCRCDGCKNPLGRKDGFFLKGSEDKESRMLENGTILQNNEQDNQDSEFFPAPFGAVSCDETETSEQTALAIKRPAGMSNLSVIPECSYKTEKRVGKENMMPEIVRVDYSPRRVMIISCSPNSKRVSSPYNGGGGGGGGGASPSSSRSRRKIVLQSSPSFQTPAPK; translated from the exons ATGGCCAACGTTGGAGAAATTGGAGGTCCAGCCGTCGATACACCAGAACCGAAGCAGACCGCTACTCCGCCGTCGAATTTTAAG GGTTCTTCCTCTTCTGCACCAAACAATCCTTCTTCAGTTTGTTTCCAGAGATCTTCCTCATTGCGCCTGAGTCAGATGAACAACTCGGTCAATTTCTCATCCCTGCCATGTATATTCGCTTCGCCTCGAGTTAGTTCTCCCAAATTATCTCGTTATCTAGCGAG GCATCATTCTTGGGATCTGCTTGACACTGATTTTTCCCTAGAGAATGAAACAGATCCCTATAGTGAAAACTTATTAAACTTGGCAGGGGCAAATGAAACAGAGCAGAGTGATACAGAGAGCTCGGGAATTGATACTTCGGATATCCTGCTCTTGGATTCACCCATCGAGATGATAACAGCGGATCCAAATCCTGTCCCTAGTTCAGATGTTCATTGCCAGAATGAAGGG GAACTCCCAAACTTACACACTAGTAATTCAAGACGAAGATGTCTTGTTTTCGAAACAACAGGATCTCCTCCAAGGCATATAGGCGATACCTATCCGGATTTTATCACCAAAGAGGAATCAGCTGATAAGCAACTGTTACCAGAAAAACCCAAGTCTGGTCCTTCTTCTTCTCGAAGTTGCTTGGTTTCTGGGATCGGTCTTCATCTGAATTCCCTAGTAAGAATTAGGGAAGATTCCAATAGTGCAATG TTTAAACTCAATCAATTCCTCTTATACCATTTTGTATGTTTGAATTACAGGCGCAGGTTGGAAAACTGTGAAGAAAATGATGGATGTAAGCGATGCAGTTGTAAGAAATCAAAATGCTTGAAACT TTATTGTGAATGCTTCGCTGCTGGTCTTTATTGCATTGACTCGTGTTTTTGCCAAGAATGTTTCAACAAGCCCATACATGAAGATATGGTTGTGGAAACTCGCAAGAAAATAGAGGGTCGAAATCCACTCGCATTTGCACCTAAAGTTGTTAATGTACCTGAAGCTGGG GATGATTCAAGGCATAAATCAGGATGTAACTGCAGGAAATCAAATTGTTTGAAGAAATACTGTGAATGCTATCAG AGTGGAGTTGGATGCTCCAATAACTGTAGATGTGATGGATGTAAAAACCCTTTAGGGAGAAAGGATG GGTTTTTCTTAAAAGGTTCAGAAGACAAAGAATCTAGAATGCTTGAAAATGGAACCATACTTCAAAACAATGAACAGGATAATCAAGATTCAGAGTTTTTCCCTGCACCTTTTGGGGCTGTCAG ttgtGATGAAACTGAAACGAGTGAACAGACAGCTTTGGCGATAAAACGACCAGCTGGGATGTCTAATCTTTCGGTGATTCCAGAGTGTTCATATAAAACAGAGAAAAGGGTTGGAAAGGAAAACATGATGCCGGAGATAGTGAGAGTAGATTACTCACCTAGAAGGGTAATGATAATTAGTTGTTCTCCCAATAGCAAGAGAGTTTCTTCTCCGTACAATggtggcggcggcggcggcggcggcggggCGTCCCCGAGTTCATCGAGGAGTAGAAGGAAGATTGTTCTTCAATCCAGTCCTTCGTTTCAGACTCCAGCACCTAAATAG